In one Bacillus thuringiensis genomic region, the following are encoded:
- a CDS encoding flagellar hook assembly protein FlgD codes for MPTVGLNTTSTNHIPLQAGAQTKNASVNGVQSPVQQTNGVSASNQKTPGIMDKDDFLKLFLASFQHQDPFNAMDMNQMMNQTAQLSLMEQVQNMTKAVDKLQSTMYTTALDGGMKFLGKYVRGINNKGEQVTGQVETVRLAENNDVQLIVDNQVVSLRFVERVSDKPIAETNPEDEKKDDIEKNEEVKQN; via the coding sequence GTGCCAACAGTTGGATTAAATACAACGAGTACAAATCATATTCCGTTACAAGCAGGGGCGCAAACAAAAAACGCATCTGTAAATGGTGTGCAATCGCCAGTTCAACAAACAAACGGAGTATCAGCAAGTAATCAAAAAACACCCGGTATTATGGATAAAGATGATTTCCTGAAACTTTTTTTAGCGAGCTTTCAACATCAAGACCCGTTTAATGCGATGGATATGAACCAAATGATGAATCAAACGGCTCAACTATCGCTTATGGAGCAAGTACAAAATATGACGAAAGCAGTAGATAAACTACAATCAACGATGTATACGACAGCTCTTGATGGTGGGATGAAATTTTTAGGAAAGTATGTTAGAGGTATAAACAATAAGGGGGAGCAAGTGACTGGTCAAGTGGAAACAGTTCGACTTGCCGAAAATAACGATGTACAACTTATTGTTGATAATCAAGTTGTCTCACTTCGTTTTGTAGAAAGGGTTTCAGATAAACCGATAGCAGAAACAAATCCAGAAGATGAGAAGAAAGATGATATAGAGAAAAATGAAGAGGTTAAGCAAAATTAA
- a CDS encoding flagellar hook-length control protein FliK, whose translation MIQSVLPVQQSLPPQKEKGLEVQSKNEDSSFDRTMRMENKKQPQTEKTKREEAPKEERKDYILSKKSVTEEEPIVKKEEKKETEQLLLAVSEQMVAIEQLHVQPELLYQYIQKIQELYKEYGNIKLNELPAAELQQLQELLSNMNIKNAICLEDTMQMVLDKMKMPEQAMQALKAVETETCNIAKKQEEFKDVDLSKAESDDAKVELPEVDALNDSSSAGAELLNKTTSTEQIGKSNSGAEKVSLPDLGKKMEAQVEALQKFVVKQERVLFQLNPEKLGTLTVFMKKHGDQIDVHVEMEKHEAKKRVEIIFDELKLKLKEKEINIQISYSDKDENRKEQREQEQRQKQKLANTNHEKQQSTEFAGLLEE comes from the coding sequence GTGATACAGTCTGTATTACCGGTGCAACAAAGTTTACCTCCGCAAAAAGAAAAAGGGCTAGAAGTACAATCAAAAAATGAAGATTCTTCATTCGATCGTACGATGAGAATGGAAAATAAAAAACAGCCGCAAACGGAGAAAACGAAACGAGAAGAAGCACCAAAAGAAGAGAGAAAAGATTATATTCTTTCTAAAAAATCGGTAACGGAAGAAGAACCTATTGTAAAGAAAGAAGAAAAAAAAGAGACAGAACAGTTGTTATTAGCTGTATCTGAGCAAATGGTTGCAATTGAGCAATTACATGTGCAGCCGGAATTGTTATATCAATACATACAAAAAATACAAGAGCTATATAAAGAATATGGCAATATTAAACTTAATGAATTACCTGCAGCTGAATTACAACAATTACAAGAACTTCTTTCAAATATGAATATCAAAAATGCTATATGTTTAGAAGATACAATGCAAATGGTATTAGACAAAATGAAGATGCCAGAGCAAGCGATGCAAGCATTGAAGGCTGTAGAAACAGAAACTTGTAATATTGCAAAGAAACAAGAAGAATTTAAAGATGTAGATCTTTCGAAAGCTGAGAGCGATGATGCAAAGGTAGAGTTGCCAGAAGTTGATGCATTAAACGATTCGAGCTCTGCAGGTGCAGAGTTATTAAATAAAACGACGAGTACCGAACAAATAGGGAAATCAAATAGTGGTGCTGAGAAAGTTTCATTACCTGACTTAGGAAAGAAAATGGAAGCGCAAGTAGAAGCCTTGCAAAAATTTGTAGTGAAACAAGAACGTGTTTTATTTCAGTTAAATCCAGAAAAACTTGGTACATTAACAGTGTTTATGAAAAAACATGGAGATCAAATTGACGTTCACGTAGAAATGGAAAAACACGAGGCGAAAAAACGTGTTGAAATCATTTTTGATGAATTGAAATTAAAGTTAAAAGAAAAAGAAATCAATATTCAAATTAGCTATTCAGATAAAGATGAAAATCGTAAAGAACAGCGAGAACAAGAGCAAAGGCAAAAACAGAAATTAGCAAATACAAATCATGAAAAACAACAATCAACAGAATTTGCGGGATTATTGGAGGAATAA
- a CDS encoding DUF3964 family protein, whose translation MTRQERILQLPFFENKRELAEQVLKTEQEEHVYLPDQFEIKQVPPYSFGEKQAIIGRIHEFYFISVGSGSVWKYQLFKDEMKCREFFVMLPNITDQQIAFWFNNIELLKGS comes from the coding sequence ATGACAAGACAAGAACGAATTTTACAATTGCCATTTTTCGAGAATAAACGTGAACTTGCTGAGCAAGTATTAAAAACAGAACAAGAAGAGCATGTATATTTACCAGATCAATTTGAAATTAAGCAAGTGCCTCCGTATTCATTTGGCGAAAAACAAGCAATCATTGGCCGTATCCATGAGTTTTATTTCATAAGTGTTGGTAGCGGTAGCGTTTGGAAGTATCAACTGTTTAAGGATGAGATGAAGTGTCGTGAGTTTTTTGTTATGTTGCCAAATATTACGGATCAGCAGATAGCGTTTTGGTTTAATAACATAGAGTTATTGAAAGGTTCTTAA
- the flgE gene encoding flagellar hook protein FlgE, producing MIKALYTSITGMNAAQNALSVTSNNIANAQTVGYKKQKAIFDDLLYNNTVGSRGDGAYAGTNPKSIGNGVKFSGTSTDFSDGSITLTSDKMETAIEGNGLFLVGDRNSGNVEYTRKGSFGVSKDNYVTNTSGQYVLGYGVKIGTQEIDFSSRPSPIHIPMGSAVGGIQTDKATIGGNLPRNQNALSHEFTVFDEEGNSLTLRVNIKQKTTKETVDGKEVEKPVPGEYTYTVSVRNDSKNEKEFKPVEGMTGEKNLKFDTLGNLKETDEAVQKNPVTGEITKGGTVKIPFGKGLTLDLSGLTNYPTGKTISTTEVTGRPAAIANDYSISDGGFVMMRYSDGSMKVVGQLAVATFPNSGGLMKTGNGNYIATPSAGIPGIGVAGENGAGNVRGSAKESSNVDLSVEFVDLMLYQRGFQGNAKVIKVSDEVLNEVVNLIR from the coding sequence ATGATTAAAGCGTTATATACGAGTATTACAGGGATGAATGCGGCACAAAATGCATTAAGTGTTACTTCAAATAATATTGCAAATGCACAAACAGTTGGATATAAAAAGCAAAAAGCTATTTTTGATGATCTGCTATATAATAATACGGTTGGTTCACGTGGGGATGGTGCTTATGCTGGTACGAATCCAAAGAGTATCGGTAACGGTGTAAAGTTTAGTGGGACATCTACAGATTTTAGTGATGGTTCTATTACTTTAACTAGTGATAAGATGGAGACAGCCATAGAGGGAAATGGTTTATTTTTAGTTGGCGATCGTAATAGCGGAAATGTAGAGTATACGAGAAAAGGGTCTTTCGGTGTATCGAAAGATAACTATGTTACAAATACAAGTGGTCAGTATGTGCTAGGGTATGGTGTGAAAATAGGAACTCAAGAAATAGATTTTTCTTCACGACCAAGTCCAATTCATATTCCAATGGGATCAGCTGTTGGTGGGATTCAAACAGATAAAGCAACAATAGGTGGAAACCTTCCTAGAAATCAAAATGCATTATCTCACGAATTCACAGTTTTTGATGAGGAAGGGAACTCGTTAACGTTACGTGTAAATATTAAACAAAAGACTACAAAAGAGACTGTAGATGGTAAAGAAGTTGAAAAGCCTGTGCCAGGTGAATATACGTATACAGTTTCTGTAAGAAATGATTCTAAAAACGAAAAAGAGTTTAAGCCGGTTGAAGGCATGACGGGCGAAAAAAATCTTAAATTTGATACATTAGGAAATCTAAAGGAGACAGATGAAGCTGTACAAAAAAATCCAGTAACTGGTGAAATTACTAAAGGTGGAACGGTTAAAATTCCTTTTGGTAAGGGACTGACACTGGACTTAAGTGGTTTAACAAATTATCCAACAGGGAAAACTATTTCTACAACAGAAGTAACGGGGCGTCCAGCTGCAATTGCAAATGACTATTCAATTTCTGACGGTGGTTTCGTTATGATGAGATATTCGGATGGTAGTATGAAGGTTGTAGGACAACTAGCTGTAGCTACATTCCCTAATTCAGGTGGATTAATGAAAACTGGGAATGGTAATTACATTGCCACACCATCAGCAGGGATTCCAGGGATTGGTGTGGCAGGTGAGAATGGTGCAGGTAATGTAAGAGGTTCAGCAAAAGAAAGTTCAAACGTAGATTTATCTGTAGAATTCGTTGACTTAATGTTATATCAACGTGGATTCCAAGGAAATGCGAAAGTAATTAAAGTGTCAGATGAAGTATTAAATGAAGTTGTAAACTTAATTCGATAA